A stretch of DNA from Bacillus sp. NP157:
ATGTCGCCCGGCCACAGGCGCAGGTAACCGAGGGCGAGCTGCAGGGCCAGCCGCGGCATGCCGGCGTGGGCGGCGGTATCGGCGAGCGGTCCGCAGGTGTTCGACGCGTCCGGCACGAAGGCCGGGTCCACGCCAAGGCAGTCCTGCACCACGCCCAGCGCGCGGCGGGTTTCGCCGCCGGCGACCAGCGCAGCGATCCAGATCTGCCCGTGCACGAGCAGCTCGGGCAGGCGGCCCTGCGCACGCAGCAGTTCCCGGTAGCGGGTGTGCATCGGTGCTGGCGTGATGCCTTCGCGGATGCGTTCGGTAAGGATGTCGGTCGCCGCGGGCACGTCGTCGCGCGCGATCTGGTTCACGTGGTCGAGCAGGGCGACGTCGTCCGCCGGGTTGGCCATCTCCGCCAGCACCTCGGCCTCGGGGCGATAGCCGAGCTTTTCATGGTGGTGGTGGATCAGCGCGCCCATCAGGTGGAAGTTATAGATCGCGAGGTAGTTGGCCACGAGGTAGTACGCCGCGGTGCCGAGGAACAGCGGGCCGCGTTGCTGCATCGCGTACTGCGCGCCGGTCTGCAACAGGCTGGTGGCCAGCATCACGCCGAACAGCTTGAAATAATCGCCACCGATGCGGCCGATCGCTGCCACCCAGGTCAACGGGTTCAACGCCGCGCCGACGCCGTCGAAGGTCAGCGACATCGTCACCACCGGCAGCACGAGGGCCACTGCGACCGAGACCAGCAGGCCCGGCACGCCGAAGAACAGCGGCGCAAGCAAGGCCATCGCATTGCCGAACAGCTGGATGATGATCAGCGCCCGTGCCGCCTGGTCTTCCGAGTTCATCGCCATCTCGGGCGGGTTCTCGAAGCCGTCGGCGGTATGCCGCAGGCAGGCAAAGGCGTAGGTGTACAGCGCGACCCAGCCGAGGCCGATCACCAGCAGGCGCAAACCCATCATCGGGATATAGGCGAGCAGGTCGAACGCGGCGACGGCGAGGATGGTGATCGGCGCCGAACCGCGCATCGGGTAGCGAAAGCCACTGACGATGCGCTGGTTGAACGGGATCGATGCATCGGCGAGGGCGACACGCGGCATGCTCAGCGCTTCCCGCCGAAGATGCTGCCGAGGATGCCGCGGACGATCTGCTGGCCCGCGCGCGATCCGGCGGTGCGCACCATCGACTTGGCCATCGTTTCCAGCATGCCCTGGCGGCGGCTGGTGCCGAGCACGGCGTCGCGCACCGTGTTGCCCCAGCCCGAACCCTGGTCGTCGCCCTTGCGCGCGTCCTTCACCGGCGGCGCATCGTCGGCGTTTTTCGCCGTCGCACGTGCGGCCAGCATTTCCTCGGCCGATTCGCGATTCACCGCGGCGTCGTACTTCGCACCCACCGGCGAGCGCGAACGGATGGTCGTGCGCTCGTCCAGCGTGAGCGCGCCGATGCGGCAGGTCGGTGTCGACACCAGGATCTTCTGCACCGGGCTGGGCACGCCGCCATCGCCGAGCGTGGACGCCAGCGCTTCACCGGTACCCAGCGTGCCGATCGTTTCCACGACGTCGAGCTTCGGGTTCTTCGCGAAGGTTTCCGCCGCGGCCTTCACCGCCTTCTGGTCGCGCGGGGTGAACGCACGCAGCGCATGCTGCACGCGGTTGCCGAGCTGGCCGAGGATTTCGCCGGGCACGTCGTCGGGATTCTGCGAGCAGAAATACACGCCCACGCCCTTGGAGCGGACCAGTCGCACCACTTGTTCCACCCGCTGGCGCAAGGCGGCCGGGGCGTCGTCGAACAGCAGGTGCGCCTCGTCGAAGAAGAACACCATCTTCGGCACGTCCAGGTCGCCGACTTCCGGCAACTGCTCGAACAGCTCGGAGAGCAGCCAGAGCAGGAAGGTGGAATACAGGCGTGGCTTCAGGATCAGCGTGTCGGCGGCCAGCACGTTGATGACGCCGCGGCCGCTCATGTCCTGGCGGATCAGGTCGCTGAGTTCGAGCGCGGGTTCGCCGAAGAAATGGTCGGCGCCGTCCTGCTCCAGCTTCAGCAGCGCGCGCTGGATCGCCGCGACGCTCTGCGCGCTGATCAGCCCGTAGCGTGCCGAAATGTCCTTGGCATGTTCGGCGGCGAAGCCGAGCATCGCGCGCAGGTCGGGAAGGTCGAGCAGCAGCAGGCCTTCGTCGTCGGCGACGCGGAAGACCACCTCGAGCACGCCTTCCTGGGTGTCGTTGAGTTCGAGGATGCGGGCGAGCAGGGTGGGTCCCATCTCCGACACGGTGGCGCGCACGGGGTGGCCGAGCTTGTCGTAGATGTCCCAGAACACCACCGGGTTGGCCTGCGGCGCCCAGCCGGTCAGCCCGAGCCTGGCCAGGCGATCCTTCAGCTTGTCCGAGGGCGCGGCGGCCGCCTGCGCGAGGCCGGCGAGGTCGCCCTTGGCGTCGGCGAGGAAACACGGCACCCCGAGCCGGGAAAACCCTTCGGCCAGCAGCATCAGGGTCACCGACTTACCGGTGCCGGTGGCGCCGGCGATCATGCCGTGGCGATTGCCATAGCGCGGATCCAGTTCAACGGCGGTGTCGTCGCTGCGGCCGATCAAGATGCCTGGCATGGGTCTGTCCTTAAGGATGTCCTGAACAAGTTTACGC
This window harbors:
- a CDS encoding DUF853 domain-containing protein codes for the protein MPGILIGRSDDTAVELDPRYGNRHGMIAGATGTGKSVTLMLLAEGFSRLGVPCFLADAKGDLAGLAQAAAAPSDKLKDRLARLGLTGWAPQANPVVFWDIYDKLGHPVRATVSEMGPTLLARILELNDTQEGVLEVVFRVADDEGLLLLDLPDLRAMLGFAAEHAKDISARYGLISAQSVAAIQRALLKLEQDGADHFFGEPALELSDLIRQDMSGRGVINVLAADTLILKPRLYSTFLLWLLSELFEQLPEVGDLDVPKMVFFFDEAHLLFDDAPAALRQRVEQVVRLVRSKGVGVYFCSQNPDDVPGEILGQLGNRVQHALRAFTPRDQKAVKAAAETFAKNPKLDVVETIGTLGTGEALASTLGDGGVPSPVQKILVSTPTCRIGALTLDERTTIRSRSPVGAKYDAAVNRESAEEMLAARATAKNADDAPPVKDARKGDDQGSGWGNTVRDAVLGTSRRQGMLETMAKSMVRTAGSRAGQQIVRGILGSIFGGKR